The window AGAGCATCACCGCCTTGTCGCTGATGCGGCTGCTGGACGAGCCCAGCCGGATTGTCGGCGGGGAAATCCGCTTCCAGGGCCGCGACATGCTGCGCGCCAGCCCGGAGGAGTTGCGCAATCTGCGCGGCGACCGGCTGGCGATGGTGTTCCAGGATCCGATGACCTCGCTCAATCCGGTGCTCAAGATCGCGCGGCAATTGACCGAGACTATGGTGGTGCACGGCCGCTACACCACCGAAGAAGCCGGCAAGCGCGCCGTCAGCCTGCTCGGCCGCATGGGCGTCAGCGCGCCGGAGCGCGCCATCGACAGCTATCCGCATCAATTCTCCGGCGGCATGCGTCAGCGGGTGATGCTGGCGCTGGGCATGAGCAACGAACCGGCGCTGCTGATCGCCGACGAACCGACCACGGCGCTGGACGTCACCATCCAGGCGCAGATCCTGGAACTGCTGCGCGAGCTCAATCGCGATTTCGGCACCGCCATCGTGCTGATCAGCCACGACCTCGGCGTCATCGCCCGGGTCTGCGCCCGCACCATCGTGATGTATGGCGGCGAAGTGGTGGAGGAAGGCCCGACCGAGGACCTGCTCGCCGATCCCCGCCACCCCTACACCTGGGCCCTGATCAACGCCGTTCCCCGCGTCGACGAAGCAACTTCAGACAACCGGCGCCTCACCACCATCGAAGGCCAACCGCCGGATCCCCTCAACCACCCCACCGGCTGCCGCTTTGCTCAGCGCTGCCCGTTCCGGATCGAGAAGTGCGATGAGCATCCCGCTCTCGACGACGTGCTGCCCGGGCGCAAGTCGCGGTGCTGGGTTACGCAGTCGGGCCAGAAGCTCGACGTGAAACGGCGCGCGCCGGTGTCCGCGACGGTCGCACCGGCATCGGCTGCCCCCAAAACCGCGGCGTCGGCCGCGCCACCGGTGCTGATCGTTCGCGACATCGTCAAACGTTTCGCGCTGCCGAAGCGTGGCTTCTTCGAAGCGCCGCGATTCGTTCACGCCGTCGATCACGTCGATCTCGATGTCCGCCGCGGCGAGACGGTCGGCTTGGTCGGGGAATCCGGCTGCGGCAAATCCACCCTGGCGCGCACCATCGTCCGCATCCACAAGCCGGACGCTGGCGAGATCCTGTTCGACGGACATGACATCGCAACGCCTTCGCTCAGCGATATCCGCCCGCTGCGAAAACGTATCCAGATGGTGTTCCAGGACCCCTACGCCTCGCTCAACCCGCGCATGAGTGTGGCGGACATTCTGGGCGAGCCGCTGCGGTTTCACGGCCTGACCACCAGCAAGGCCGAGACCCGCGAGCGCATCGAGGAGCTGCTCAGCATCGTCGGTCTCAGTCCCAAAGCGGCGCAGCGTTATCCGCACGAATTCTCCGGCGGCCAGCGCCAGCGCGTCTCGATCGCACGCGCGCTTGCGGTGAGGCCGGATTTCATTGTGGCTGATGAGCCGATCTCCGCGCTTGACGTCAACATCCAGGCCCAGATCATCAATCTGATGCTCGACCTGCAGGACCGCTTCGGGCTGACGTATCTTTTCATCGCCCACGATTTGGCGGTGGTCAGGCACATCTCCGACCGGATCGTGGTGCTCTATCTCGGCAAGGTGATGGAGATCGCGCCGGCCGGCGCCATCTTCGCCCGGCCGTTGCATCCCTACACGCGCTATCTCATCTCGGCGGTGCCGATCCCCGACGCGGCGGTCGAGCGCCAGCGCACCCACGTCCAACTCACCGGAGAGCCGCCGAGCGCGATCAATCCGCCGTCCGGCTGCCGCTTCCGCACCCGCTGCCCGATCGCAAAGCCGGTGTGCGCCTCAACACCGCCGCCTTTGGTCGAATATGCGTCCGACCATTTCGCGGCCTGTCATTTCCCGAACCAGCTGTCCTAGGAGGCCCCCGTGCAACGCGTCAGTGCCGACGAAGCCGTCAAACTCATCCGTTCCAACGACACCATCGTGATCGGCGGTTCGGGCGGTGGCCATGCGGTGCCGGAAGCGCTGATGGCCGCGCTGGAGCGTCGCTTTCTCAGCGAGGGACAGCCGCGCAATATCACGGCCGTGCATCCGGTCGGGCTCGGCGACGGCGCAACGCTGGGCGCCAATCACTTCGCTCACGAAGGCCTGCTCAAGCGCATTGTGTGCGGCACTTTCGTCAACTCGCCGAAGATTTCCGACCTCGCGATCGCCAACAAGATCGAGGGCTACACCCTGCCGCAAGGCGCACTGTCGCAGCTGATGCGGGAAATCGCGGCCGGACGTCCCGGCCTGATGACCAAGACCGGTCTGCATACGTTCGTCGACCCCCGCCATGGCGGCGGGCGGCAAAGCGAATGCGCGCCCGAAGGCGTGGTTGAGCTCATCGACTTCCGCGGCGAGGAGTATCTGTTCTTCAAGCCGTTCCACATCGACGTCTGCTTTATCCGCGGCACCACCGCCGATGAAGACGGCAACATCACCATGGAGCAGGAAGCAGTGTTCCTGGAGATGCTGTCGGAGGCGCAGGCCACCAGGCGCTGCGGCGGCCTCGTGATCGCGCAGGTCAAGCGCATGGCCAAGCGCGGCACCCTGCCGCCCAAGGCGGTGAAAATCCCCGGCATCCTGGTCGACCTCGTGGTCGTCGAACCCGGCCAGTGGCAGACCTATGACGTCGAATACAGCCCCTCCTATGCCGGCGAATTACGGATGCCGTTGTCGGACATTCCGGTGTTGCCGCTCGATGCCCGCAAGATCATTGCCCGGCGCGCCGCGCTCGAACTGTTTCCCGGCGCAATCTGCAATCTCGGCTCGGGCATCTCCACCGGGATCGCCAATGTCGGCGCCGAGGAAGGCGTCCTGGACGAAGTCTGTTTCACCAACGAGCAGGGCCTGGTCGGCGGCGCGCCGGCGTCCGGCGGCGATGCCGGCGCGGCACGGAATTATTCCGCCATCATCGACCAGCCTTACCAGTTCGATTTCTATGACGGCGGCGGCCTCGACCTCGCCTTCCT is drawn from Bradyrhizobium prioriisuperbiae and contains these coding sequences:
- a CDS encoding ABC transporter ATP-binding protein; protein product: MNMHIDTSDVVASRPALEVRDLKTQFFTDDGVVRAVDGVSFTVGAGETLGIVGESGSGKSITALSLMRLLDEPSRIVGGEIRFQGRDMLRASPEELRNLRGDRLAMVFQDPMTSLNPVLKIARQLTETMVVHGRYTTEEAGKRAVSLLGRMGVSAPERAIDSYPHQFSGGMRQRVMLALGMSNEPALLIADEPTTALDVTIQAQILELLRELNRDFGTAIVLISHDLGVIARVCARTIVMYGGEVVEEGPTEDLLADPRHPYTWALINAVPRVDEATSDNRRLTTIEGQPPDPLNHPTGCRFAQRCPFRIEKCDEHPALDDVLPGRKSRCWVTQSGQKLDVKRRAPVSATVAPASAAPKTAASAAPPVLIVRDIVKRFALPKRGFFEAPRFVHAVDHVDLDVRRGETVGLVGESGCGKSTLARTIVRIHKPDAGEILFDGHDIATPSLSDIRPLRKRIQMVFQDPYASLNPRMSVADILGEPLRFHGLTTSKAETRERIEELLSIVGLSPKAAQRYPHEFSGGQRQRVSIARALAVRPDFIVADEPISALDVNIQAQIINLMLDLQDRFGLTYLFIAHDLAVVRHISDRIVVLYLGKVMEIAPAGAIFARPLHPYTRYLISAVPIPDAAVERQRTHVQLTGEPPSAINPPSGCRFRTRCPIAKPVCASTPPPLVEYASDHFAACHFPNQLS
- a CDS encoding acyl CoA:acetate/3-ketoacid CoA transferase encodes the protein MQRVSADEAVKLIRSNDTIVIGGSGGGHAVPEALMAALERRFLSEGQPRNITAVHPVGLGDGATLGANHFAHEGLLKRIVCGTFVNSPKISDLAIANKIEGYTLPQGALSQLMREIAAGRPGLMTKTGLHTFVDPRHGGGRQSECAPEGVVELIDFRGEEYLFFKPFHIDVCFIRGTTADEDGNITMEQEAVFLEMLSEAQATRRCGGLVIAQVKRMAKRGTLPPKAVKIPGILVDLVVVEPGQWQTYDVEYSPSYAGELRMPLSDIPVLPLDARKIIARRAALELFPGAICNLGSGISTGIANVGAEEGVLDEVCFTNEQGLVGGAPASGGDAGAARNYSAIIDQPYQFDFYDGGGLDLAFLSFAEVDATGNVNVSRFGNRIVGPGGFINISQNAKTVVFSGTFTAGKSEIAWPDGKMNIISDGKQPKLVETVQQITYSGPYGAQRGQRVLYVTERAVFRLTERGVELIELAPGADVERDVIARMGFRPQISPALRTMDANLFRPEPLRLDRHLAGKSRRPGPAHLNTPADLMTAAQ